A single window of Phycisphaerales bacterium DNA harbors:
- a CDS encoding LysM peptidoglycan-binding domain-containing protein, with amino-acid sequence MTRELKLALIVGFALVLVVTVLISDHLSHARQTRLASLPTEPAKVTEPPPIALENGADTLPRGTVTEPTPNAPAPLIGSMPTAETEPLVLVQGTPTTLANANGLAGTNGPANGAAPAGAGTIDLINPLPQSTAPAPIGGTTHAQQPANISNQVQPIASNTGRTSGLEDVVRNVGAQLQGDTISFTPGVQTTRQAVNPINGAGTQPQNTNLTGVQPLPLNSGNPLANRTAAANNTPAPTSVLPPAPVSNDKVHTVASGEHLFKLCKQHYGDGKLAKKLAKYNGIDPSTPLKIGQKIKLPSSEVLTGKPAPTTPAPVLTQTNFDSIRGVSPVPGGTNTARVPVIEPRPTAGGAATAGSTPASKTRPYTIKKGDSLAAIAQKELGTIKRAKEIVELNKKLIKNPNNVPLGVTIQLPAA; translated from the coding sequence GTGACGCGTGAACTCAAGTTGGCGTTGATTGTCGGCTTCGCACTGGTGCTGGTCGTGACGGTGCTCATCAGCGACCACCTGTCGCACGCGCGGCAGACGCGCCTCGCGAGCCTGCCCACCGAGCCCGCCAAGGTGACCGAGCCGCCGCCCATTGCGCTGGAGAACGGCGCCGACACCCTGCCCCGCGGCACCGTGACCGAGCCCACGCCCAACGCCCCCGCGCCGCTGATCGGTTCGATGCCCACCGCCGAGACCGAGCCGCTGGTTCTCGTGCAGGGCACGCCCACGACGCTGGCCAACGCGAACGGGCTCGCAGGCACGAATGGCCCCGCGAACGGCGCGGCCCCGGCCGGCGCCGGCACGATCGACCTGATCAACCCGCTGCCGCAATCAACGGCTCCTGCCCCTATCGGCGGGACGACTCATGCGCAACAGCCGGCGAACATCAGCAACCAGGTGCAGCCCATCGCCTCCAACACCGGGCGCACAAGCGGGCTTGAGGATGTGGTCCGCAACGTCGGCGCTCAGCTCCAGGGCGACACCATCTCCTTCACCCCCGGCGTGCAGACCACGCGCCAGGCCGTGAACCCAATCAACGGCGCCGGCACGCAGCCGCAGAACACGAACCTCACGGGCGTGCAGCCGCTGCCGCTCAACAGCGGCAACCCGCTCGCCAACCGCACCGCTGCCGCGAACAACACCCCCGCGCCCACCAGCGTGCTGCCCCCCGCACCGGTGAGCAACGACAAGGTCCACACCGTCGCCAGCGGCGAGCACCTCTTCAAGCTCTGCAAGCAGCACTACGGCGACGGCAAGCTCGCCAAGAAGCTGGCCAAGTACAACGGCATCGACCCCAGCACGCCCCTGAAGATCGGCCAGAAGATCAAGCTCCCCAGCAGCGAGGTGCTGACCGGCAAGCCCGCGCCGACGACGCCCGCACCGGTGCTGACCCAGACCAACTTCGATTCCATCCGCGGCGTCTCGCCCGTCCCCGGCGGCACCAACACCGCGCGCGTCCCGGTCATCGAACCCCGCCCGACCGCCGGTGGAGCGGCAACGGCGGGCAGCACTCCAGCTTCCAAGACCCGCCCCTACACCATCAAGAAGGGCGACTCCCTCGCGGCCATCGCTCAGAAGGAGCTCGGCACCATCAAGCGGGCCAAGGAGATCGTCGAGCTCAACAAGAAGCTGATCAAGAACCCCAACAACGTGCCGCTGGGCGTGACCATCCAGCTGCCCGCGGCGTAA